Below is a genomic region from Rhodohalobacter sp. 614A.
GGCGGAACTGCCGCCGATTTGTAAATTGAAATTTTGATCAAAAAAATGAAGAGGTATACCATTGTCGTTTAATCAATTTCGACTGAGTTCTGATATCTTGAAGGGGTTGAATGATGTAAAACTTGAAAACCCCTCATCCTTACAAAAGAAAATATTTAAGACTGTACAGCAGAAAAAAGATCTTGTCATAAACACCACGGTAGACGAAAACCCCGAGGTTGGCTATCTGATTTCGCTTCTGAATGAAATTTCGAAATCAGACAGAAGAGAGGGAACCAAGGCTGTTGTGCTAACTGCTACCAAAGAACGCGCCAAAGTTTTGGACGAATGGATTTGGGCAATCGGTTACCATGCATCCATTGAGAGCGCCTGTATGACGGATGATGGTAATCCCGAAGAGCAACTTTCTGCCTTGATGAAGGGGCCGGTAATTATTGTAGCTACTCCCGAACGGTTTTCTGATTTGCTGGAAAAGGGGCGAATTATTTTCAGAGAAGTACAGCAATTGATTGTTGACCAGGCTGAATTGATTGAGGACTGGTCATCTATTGAGGGTGTGTCGAACCGGGTGATAGGAAATTGTCAGCGCATTTTTACGGCGGCCAAAGACAGTAAGGAGCTTCGTGAGGCTGAGAATAAAATGCTGAACGAACCGGAGCTGGTGACTCTTTCAAAGAAAAAAACTGCCGAGCCAAAGTCGGAGTCTAAAGAATCCCAAAAACCGGCAATCACCAAAGATCTGACACAATATTATATCAATGTTCCGCCGAGATCCAAGATTTCCACATTGATGGCTCATCTCGATAATCACACTGCAGATTCAGTACTGATTTTTACGGCGTCGAGAAAAACGGCCGACAGACTCTACAAAATTTTGAGAAAGAGTAACAAACGAGCCGTAAGTCTGCATGATAAAGTAGACAAAGATACTTTTAACGAACGATTTGGACGGTTCACCTCCGGAAATGTACAACACATGATTGTAGGGCAAATGTCTGCCGGAGAGATTCCGCTGGATCATGCTGCACAGGTGATTAATTATGATGTTCCGGAAGATGTAAAAGAATACAAGCTTCGAGCCGATCTTGTTGGAAACGGGAAAGCAACGCGAATGGTCAGTCTTGTATCAAAGCAGGATCGGAGTGATATTAACTCGATTTGCAAATCCCTGGGATTTGCGCCGGAAGAAATTCCATTGCCAAAAACCGTGAAAGACAAACTTTCCTCCCGCGATAAATCCAAACCGAAGAGAGGGAAAAACAAGAGCCGGGGCAAGTCCAATCAGAAAAAGAAACGGTCGGCACGAAAGCTCAACGAACTGCCACGCCCTACTTTCGATCAGTTGGAGGGTGGCCGGTCTGGTAAAAAGAAAAAGTCCAAAGAGCAGTCCGGGATTATCGGTTTCTTTAAAAAGCTATTTGAGTAAGAGTCGCTAATAATTGTATATGCAAAAATCGAAGCCTTTTCTGATAATCAGTTTTGGCAAGATGAACATTATCAGGCAAAATGAAATCATAAATTGTTTGCTGATAAATCAAATTCCGAAACTAATTTGAACAAAGGCGGTTGATATAAAAAAAGCACAGATTCCACTTTGCTGAATATCACAAAATCAGGTGTTTGAAGGTTGCAGTAAGAGGCAGGATTTGTTAGTATAGGCTGAATGGACAAGGTTCCCTGAAGTCATGAAAATTTATCAAGTTTGGAGCCTGTTTAATCGTATATTTGTCTGCATCAGACTTAAAAAACTGACCATAAAATCGTATGAAATTTAACGTATCAAGCAACGATCTCAATATCGGACTCTCAGCCGTTATTGGTGCTGTTCCTACAAAAGCTACCCTGCCAATTTTAGAAACCATTTTATTTGAAAGTGAAGACGGACGCCTGAAGCTGACGGCGACGGATCTTGAAATATCCATCATCGAATATATTGATGCTGACATTGAAGAGGAGGGGGCTGTTGCCATTCCTGCAAAACGATTGCAGGAAACACTGCGTCAACTGCCAAACATTCCGGTCTTTTTTGAAGTAGATGAGGATCAGCACATTGAGTTTAAAACCGACAAAGGGAAGTATAAACTGGTAGGCGAAGAAGCTGATGAATTCCCGGAAATCCCAAATATGGATGGAGGTACATCACTTTCCACGGAAACCAGGCTTTTACATCACGCTATTGACAAAACCATGTTTGCCGTTTCCACCGATGATCTTCGTCCGGCCATGATGGGCGTCTTTTTTGATATCGGAACCGAAGAAACCAAGTTTGTGGCTACAGACGGTCACCGGTTGGTTAAGTATGTGAACAAGAATTTTACCTCGGAATCGCCCTTGTCTTTTATTGTGCCGGATAAAGCACTGAATTTGATTTTTCGGGCTTTGGATGAGAAGACCTGCGATTTGGTTGTATCGGATGATCATGCCCAATTTAAAAGTGGCAGCACAATTGTGATCACACGCCTGATTAATGAGCAATATCCGAACTACGAATCGGTCATTCCAAGAGATAACGACAAAAGCCTGCTTATTGATAAAGACCAGATGCTTGCCACGGTTCGCCGGGTTTCTGTTTTCTCAAGCAGCACAACACGCCAGATTCGGCTTAAGCTGGGGAACGACAAAATTACCATTCGTGCCGAAGACCTCGATATGAGCAGTGAAGCAAAAGAGACTCTTTCTTGCGAATATGGCGATGATGAAATGGAGATCGGTTTCAATGCAAAATATCTCGGTGATGTTTTGAGTAACGTTGACGGCGGTGAAGCGAAATTTGAATTTTCTACTCCAAATCGTGCAGGAATCGTGAAACCGGCTGAAGAAGAAGACGGCGAACAGATGCTGATGCTCGTGATGCCGGTGATGTTGAACAGCTATGCATAAATCCATCAATGTCTCGCATAATTACACTTACTACCGACTTTGGGTTGCAGGATCATTACGTAAGTGTAATGAAAGCGGTGATGTTGGATATTGCACCGGATGCACGGTTCATTGATGTTTCCCACGAAATTCCCCCGCAAGATGTAATGGCCGGCGCGTGGGTGGTTCGGAATTCCGCACTTCTATTTCCACCTGGTACCGTACATCTTGTCGTTGTAGATCCGGGAGTTGGAACGGATCGCACACCGGTTGCCATTCAAATAGAAGACCGCCTTTTTGTTGGACCTGACAACGGTATTTTTTCTTTGATTGGGGAAGATTACGAGTATAAAGCCGTAAAGCTGGAAAACGAAAAGTTCTGGCGAAAAAAACGATCCAACACTTTTCATGGCCGCGATATTTTTGCACCTGTAGCAGCCCATATTGCCAACGGAACGTCTTTGGAAGAATTGGGCTCGCCTCTCGAAAAAATAGTTACCTATCACTGGGCCATTCCCATATCAGATAAAGACGGAATTCAGGGATGGATTGTGCACATCGACCGATTTGGAAATTTGATATCGAATATTCCCTCATCTCTTATCGAAGAAACCATTGGAGATTCCCGCCTGAAAATTTATGTTGGAAATACCATTTTGGACGAAATTGTGACTACATTCGGAGCCGTTCCCGATGGAGAACCAGCGGCCTACATCGGCAGTTCAGACAAACTTGAGATTGCCATCAATAAAGGAAATGCCCGCCAGATGCTGGGCGTTGAAAAAGGAGCGCAGGTTTCGATTGTGGTTCAGAAATAGAGCTTTTAAAAATCGAATAGCGAATAAGGAATTCAGAATGTGGAAGAGATATAGGTTCGATGAAAAATACAATGCCTGTATCGCGTAACTCTGCAAAAAAGTTTGCGTATCAAAAAGAGTCCAACCAATCTTATGATGCATGAAATTTGAAGTTCGTTCTCCGCTACATGACCAGGAATCAATTTTTATTCCGTCAGAGGTAGATCATCTTGCCAAACCATTTAACGGAACGGTGTGCTCAAGAAAAGGTGATGAGTATGCCATAGAGAACAATATTGTAGATCTTTTGCCGAAAGAGAGAGAATATACATTGGCTCAAAGCTCAAATAACTGGGCCATAACAGCTTCTGTTTATGAGGATTTATGGCGGGTTCGCTCGCTATCCCTTTTAACCGGTGAACCTTTTCCTATTGAGAAAGAAAAAGAACTTTTGAATCAGTGGGTGAACCCACAACCCGGTAAAACCTACCTTGATGTGGGCTGCTCAACCGCCATGTATGCCCGGGCTTTGAAAAAAGCTGAACCCAAAAGCCGGATGGTAGCAATTGACTACTCAGAAGCCATGCTGGTGGAGGCCCGCATGAAAGCCGAAGCCAATCAAACCGATATTTTGTTGATTCGTGCTGATGCAAGAGAGATGCCGTTCTTCGCCAAAACTTTTGACGGAATTGCCATGGGAGGCACACTGAATGAATTAGGTGATGAGTTAAAAGTACTCTTCGAATGTCGAAGAGTTTTGAAGGACGACGGTACCATGTTTATGATGCATCTCATCAAATCGGAAACATGGTACGGTTGGATTTTTCAAAACTCAGCCGAGTGGAGCGGCCTGAAATTCTGGACTGTTGAAGAGAGCAATGAATTATTCCAGAGATCCGGTTTCAGAGTAGTAGATCAGATCACAAAAGGAATTGTTTGCTTTACGAAGCTGGCTGTGGTTTAAGAAAACCAGTTTCCCGTGGTCATTGCGAGCAACGCGAAGCAATCTCATGTCGTTGTCCCATGCAACAGGCAGAGGATCACTTTTGGAGATTGCCGCGGTCGGCAAGCTCCCTCGCAATGACTTAAAACTACACCCGATGACTTGTCAGATAAAAAAATCAATCCTCTTCCTGCCACCGCAAAATTGGATACCCGTCCGCAGTGATCGTCCAGATATTTTCCCAGTCAAACTCCGGCATGTTTTCCTGGGCGGACGGGCCTGTGATTTGTTCGGTTGTGAGACTCACGGTTCCATCCGAATTCCCTGCGCCTGTGCCGGTGTTTACTCCAGTTGCAGTTTTATCCCAATAGCTGGATTCAATCACGCCCTCATTCAAACCGGCAACGCCACCAACTGCTGAGCTAGGCTCACTTGCGAGTTTACCGGCTGAATATGAGGTAGTGATGGTTCCATCTGCCTTGTTAATGCCTGCAATTCCTCCAATTTTTTCCGCTTCTGAAGATACGTTAAAATCGCTCAGTGAGTAGGAGTCTTTAATTTCTGCAAGATTTATTGCGGCAATTCCTCCTGAAGCATTACCGAAATCGGAGATCTCACCCGACGAGTAAGAAGCAACAATAGATCCAAACAGGTTGTATGCCACCAACCCCCCAGCCGTGGAACCTAAAACATTTCCAGTAGCATACGAATTGGAAATAGTGAAAGTATTGTACGCAGTCAACCCACCCGCAGTACCCGCTGTAGATATACAACCTGAGGCTCCAGAATTGATGATCTCTCCTGTATTTCCTCCGGCAAGCACTCCGGAGTATCTTGGGCTGCTAATACTTACATTAGAATATGACTGATCAATGAATCCTGAGTTGTAACCTACAAGACCACCAACATGATTTTTTTCAATGCTGAGGTGGCCGATAGATGATGAATTTCGAATGAGGCCGCCATCCCCATTATAACCTACCAGTAATCCTGCCGATTCAATGTCATCGATAATGATGATGATATCATCCGCTTTTTCAACAGAACTAGTCTGTAATAAAGCATTTGTTGGGATTTTTAAATTATCGCAATTTGGCCCCTGGGATTGTATGAGTTGTACATTCTCAATTATACCGGCCTTTACAAAACCGAATAAACCGACATTTGAAACACTGAAGCTAAGTTTAATATTGCTAATAGTGTACCCATTGCCATTATAGCTTCCCCGAAAAGGACTACCGATATTTCCTATCGGCAGAAAGCCTTTTCCATCATTAAATTCAGCGCTCTCAGAGGCATCAATGTCTTTTACCTGGATGAAGTGTTTGCCAAGATTCTCCTCCTCCCCAATTTGCTGAAGTTGTTTGGCTGTGGAGATTTGATAAGGGTTTTCTACGGTTCCTTTGCCTCCATCAAATGGATTATCGGAACCAAGGATGCCACAGGATGAAATCAGGATAAAACAAAGAAGGAATGGAAGAATTGTTTTCATGCTTGATGATGTTTCTTAGAATTAGAACCTCTCTCTTCTACATTTTACATCTTTACTACTTTTTAAACAATTGAAGATAACAGGTATGGAAGTTGTTAGCATTTGAGTGAAGTGAAATTCGGTTAGCATTCGTTTTTCCAGTTATCAGATGAGTAACAAGAACTCAAGAATGCTGTTACCAGCCCAATCACTCATTCGATGACTTCACTTCTCAGATCGCATATCTCCAATCTAAAATCAATTTACATCCTGTCCGGTGCATCAATTCCCAGAATTCCGAGTCCATTTGCCAGCACTGTTGCGGTGGCTT
It encodes:
- a CDS encoding SAM hydrolase/SAM-dependent halogenase family protein; amino-acid sequence: MSRIITLTTDFGLQDHYVSVMKAVMLDIAPDARFIDVSHEIPPQDVMAGAWVVRNSALLFPPGTVHLVVVDPGVGTDRTPVAIQIEDRLFVGPDNGIFSLIGEDYEYKAVKLENEKFWRKKRSNTFHGRDIFAPVAAHIANGTSLEELGSPLEKIVTYHWAIPISDKDGIQGWIVHIDRFGNLISNIPSSLIEETIGDSRLKIYVGNTILDEIVTTFGAVPDGEPAAYIGSSDKLEIAINKGNARQMLGVEKGAQVSIVVQK
- a CDS encoding DEAD/DEAH box helicase — encoded protein: MSFNQFRLSSDILKGLNDVKLENPSSLQKKIFKTVQQKKDLVINTTVDENPEVGYLISLLNEISKSDRREGTKAVVLTATKERAKVLDEWIWAIGYHASIESACMTDDGNPEEQLSALMKGPVIIVATPERFSDLLEKGRIIFREVQQLIVDQAELIEDWSSIEGVSNRVIGNCQRIFTAAKDSKELREAENKMLNEPELVTLSKKKTAEPKSESKESQKPAITKDLTQYYINVPPRSKISTLMAHLDNHTADSVLIFTASRKTADRLYKILRKSNKRAVSLHDKVDKDTFNERFGRFTSGNVQHMIVGQMSAGEIPLDHAAQVINYDVPEDVKEYKLRADLVGNGKATRMVSLVSKQDRSDINSICKSLGFAPEEIPLPKTVKDKLSSRDKSKPKRGKNKSRGKSNQKKKRSARKLNELPRPTFDQLEGGRSGKKKKSKEQSGIIGFFKKLFE
- a CDS encoding class I SAM-dependent methyltransferase, giving the protein MKFEVRSPLHDQESIFIPSEVDHLAKPFNGTVCSRKGDEYAIENNIVDLLPKEREYTLAQSSNNWAITASVYEDLWRVRSLSLLTGEPFPIEKEKELLNQWVNPQPGKTYLDVGCSTAMYARALKKAEPKSRMVAIDYSEAMLVEARMKAEANQTDILLIRADAREMPFFAKTFDGIAMGGTLNELGDELKVLFECRRVLKDDGTMFMMHLIKSETWYGWIFQNSAEWSGLKFWTVEESNELFQRSGFRVVDQITKGIVCFTKLAVV
- the dnaN gene encoding DNA polymerase III subunit beta — encoded protein: MKFNVSSNDLNIGLSAVIGAVPTKATLPILETILFESEDGRLKLTATDLEISIIEYIDADIEEEGAVAIPAKRLQETLRQLPNIPVFFEVDEDQHIEFKTDKGKYKLVGEEADEFPEIPNMDGGTSLSTETRLLHHAIDKTMFAVSTDDLRPAMMGVFFDIGTEETKFVATDGHRLVKYVNKNFTSESPLSFIVPDKALNLIFRALDEKTCDLVVSDDHAQFKSGSTIVITRLINEQYPNYESVIPRDNDKSLLIDKDQMLATVRRVSVFSSSTTRQIRLKLGNDKITIRAEDLDMSSEAKETLSCEYGDDEMEIGFNAKYLGDVLSNVDGGEAKFEFSTPNRAGIVKPAEEEDGEQMLMLVMPVMLNSYA